One Bdellovibrio bacteriovorus str. Tiberius DNA segment encodes these proteins:
- a CDS encoding 30S ribosomal protein S1, whose protein sequence is MTKQLNKAALEKQKVLAFLDAEDAKVPANPGILNAKADKAGDFDSLFEASMKEQDFKVGDVVTGSVVEVQSDYVLVDINYKSEGLIAINEFRIVDGVRDVKAGDKVEVLIDRIENENGMIVLSKDKADMLRAWTDISKAAENEEVIEGTVVAKVKGGLSVDIGVKAFLPGSQIDLRPVRNMDVYLGKKFKFKVIKFNKKRGNIVLSRRALLEEERDSLRSQTLDTMAEGSVVTGIVKNITDYGAFIDLGGMDGLLHITDMSWGRVKHPSEMLNVGDEIQVKVLKYDKEKERVSLGMKQLHADPWESVKASYPPGTKLKGKVVSLAEYGAFVELGEGIEGLIHVSEMSWTKRVKHPSQIVTVDQEVEVVVLEVDTENRRISLGMKQLQANPWVEMKESYAPGTIIEGEVKSVTDFGIFIGIEEGIDGLVHISDFSWTKRVNHPNELYAKGQKVRAVVLGVDIENERFSLGIKQLESDPWSNIENKYAIGTQHDVKVTKTADFGAFVELESDIEGLIHISELTTEKINSVEEFIKPGQSVKAEVISIDKDARKIGLSAKLVKLRESKADVDDYVKKATATSKSTFGDLFADQLKNVKTDKQ, encoded by the coding sequence ATGACAAAACAATTGAACAAAGCCGCATTGGAGAAACAGAAAGTTCTTGCTTTCTTGGATGCTGAAGACGCAAAGGTTCCAGCAAATCCTGGCATTTTGAATGCGAAAGCTGACAAAGCTGGTGACTTCGACTCTCTATTCGAAGCTTCCATGAAAGAACAAGACTTCAAAGTCGGCGACGTTGTAACAGGTTCTGTAGTTGAAGTTCAGTCTGACTACGTACTTGTTGATATCAACTACAAGTCTGAAGGTTTGATCGCGATCAACGAATTCCGTATTGTTGACGGCGTTCGCGATGTGAAAGCTGGAGACAAAGTAGAAGTTTTGATCGACCGTATCGAAAACGAAAACGGCATGATCGTTCTTTCCAAAGACAAAGCAGATATGCTTCGTGCTTGGACAGACATCTCTAAAGCAGCAGAAAACGAAGAAGTTATCGAAGGTACTGTTGTTGCTAAAGTTAAAGGCGGCTTGAGCGTTGATATCGGCGTTAAAGCATTCCTTCCAGGTTCTCAAATCGACCTGCGTCCGGTTCGCAACATGGACGTATACCTGGGCAAGAAGTTCAAATTCAAAGTTATCAAGTTCAACAAGAAACGTGGCAACATCGTTCTTTCCCGCCGCGCGCTTCTTGAAGAAGAACGTGACAGCTTGCGCTCTCAAACTCTTGACACTATGGCAGAAGGTTCTGTTGTTACTGGTATCGTTAAGAATATCACTGACTACGGCGCGTTCATCGACCTTGGTGGCATGGACGGTTTGTTGCACATCACTGATATGTCTTGGGGCCGCGTAAAACATCCATCTGAGATGTTGAACGTTGGTGACGAAATCCAAGTTAAAGTTCTTAAGTATGACAAAGAAAAAGAACGCGTATCTTTGGGCATGAAACAGCTTCACGCAGATCCTTGGGAATCCGTAAAAGCTTCTTACCCTCCAGGCACTAAACTGAAAGGCAAAGTTGTATCTTTGGCTGAGTACGGTGCATTCGTTGAGCTTGGTGAAGGCATTGAAGGTCTGATCCACGTTTCTGAAATGTCCTGGACTAAACGTGTAAAACACCCTTCTCAGATCGTGACTGTTGATCAAGAAGTTGAAGTAGTGGTTCTTGAAGTAGACACTGAAAACCGCCGCATCAGCTTGGGTATGAAACAACTTCAGGCCAACCCATGGGTTGAAATGAAAGAATCATACGCTCCAGGTACAATCATCGAAGGCGAAGTGAAATCCGTAACTGACTTCGGTATCTTCATCGGCATCGAAGAAGGCATCGACGGTTTGGTTCACATCTCTGACTTCTCTTGGACTAAACGTGTAAATCATCCAAATGAACTTTACGCTAAAGGCCAGAAAGTTCGCGCGGTTGTATTGGGCGTGGACATCGAGAACGAAAGATTCTCTTTGGGTATCAAACAACTTGAGTCTGACCCTTGGTCAAACATCGAGAACAAATACGCTATCGGCACTCAACACGATGTTAAAGTCACTAAAACAGCTGACTTCGGTGCATTCGTTGAACTTGAATCCGATATCGAAGGTTTGATCCACATTTCTGAACTGACTACTGAAAAAATCAACTCTGTTGAGGAATTCATCAAGCCAGGTCAGTCTGTAAAAGCTGAAGTTATCTCTATCGACAAAGACGCTCGTAAGATCGGCTTGTCTGCAAAACTTGTTAAACTTCGCGAATCAAAAGCGGATGTTGACGATTACGTTAAAAAAGCGACTGCAACTTCCAAGTCCACTTTCGGTGACTTGTTTGCTGACCAGTTGAAAAACGTAAAAACTGACAAGCAATAG
- the sppA gene encoding signal peptide peptidase SppA gives MKGSFFKKLVIIFLVFVGLGALLKMSGDFFGSEDKRVTAKNTILHLEMNGVILNGKKFIKNLKKYREDDKVKAILISINSPGGSVGPSQEMFAEIKRVRDEIKKPVVCVSTGVMASGAYYAAVACDKIVVAPGALVGSIGVIMEFANLEKLYDWAKISRYSITSGKFKDSGAEYRPMREDERSLFQSMIDEVYAQFKGTVAAERKLKEEVVAEYADGRVFTGATAVKVGFADQEGYYDDAVKLAAEIAKLGDNYEVFEVPKKKVSIFDLGGGDSEDDLNSMSEFADVLKGKSFGPDMEGAMKYILRAKYLNQPLMLMPGYWE, from the coding sequence ATGAAGGGTAGCTTTTTCAAAAAACTGGTTATTATCTTTTTGGTGTTCGTAGGCCTGGGTGCCTTGTTGAAAATGAGCGGGGACTTCTTCGGAAGCGAAGACAAGCGTGTCACTGCCAAAAACACCATCCTGCATCTGGAAATGAACGGCGTTATTCTTAACGGCAAGAAGTTCATCAAGAATCTTAAAAAATACCGTGAAGACGACAAGGTCAAAGCGATCCTGATCAGCATCAATTCTCCGGGCGGTTCTGTGGGGCCTTCCCAGGAAATGTTCGCAGAGATCAAACGCGTTCGCGACGAAATCAAAAAGCCGGTTGTCTGTGTCAGCACAGGTGTGATGGCCAGCGGTGCTTATTATGCGGCAGTGGCTTGCGACAAGATCGTTGTGGCACCGGGGGCGCTGGTGGGTTCCATCGGTGTGATCATGGAATTTGCGAATCTGGAAAAGCTGTATGACTGGGCTAAGATTTCCCGCTATTCCATCACGTCCGGCAAGTTCAAAGATTCGGGCGCGGAATACCGTCCGATGCGTGAAGATGAAAGATCCCTGTTCCAAAGCATGATTGACGAAGTCTATGCACAATTCAAAGGAACTGTGGCAGCAGAACGCAAGCTGAAAGAAGAAGTGGTTGCCGAGTACGCTGACGGCCGCGTGTTCACCGGGGCGACCGCGGTGAAAGTGGGCTTTGCCGATCAGGAAGGTTACTATGACGATGCGGTGAAGCTGGCGGCTGAAATCGCAAAGCTGGGTGACAATTACGAAGTCTTTGAAGTTCCAAAAAAGAAAGTCAGCATCTTTGACCTGGGTGGCGGCGATTCTGAAGACGACCTGAACAGCATGTCTGAATTTGCGGACGTATTGAAAGGCAAGTCCTTCGGTCCGGATATGGAAGGCGCGATGAAATACATCCTGCGCGCGAAATATCTGAATCAGCCATTGATGTTGATGCCGGGTTACTGGGAGTAA